Proteins from one Pseudomonas bijieensis genomic window:
- a CDS encoding ABC transporter substrate-binding protein — translation MNAISRLATVISLASLLPVAAFPVSTLAAESKGSVEVVHWWTSGGEKAAVDVLKAQVEKDGFTWKDGAVAGGGGSTAMTVLKSRAVAGNPPGVAQIKGPDIQEWASTGLLDTDILKDVAKEEKWDSLLDKKVSDTVKYDGDYVAVPVNIHRVNWLWINPEVFKKAGITKNPTTLEEFYAAGDKLKAAGFIALAHGGQPWQDSTVFEAVVLSVMGADGYKKALVDLDNKALTGPEMVKALTELKKVATYMDADGKGQDWNLEAAKVINGKAGMQIMGDWAKSEWTAAKKVAGKDYECVAFPGTDKAFTYNIDSLAVFKQKDKGTAAGQQDIAKVVLGENFQKVFSINKGSIPVRNDMLGDMAKYGFDSCAQTAAKDFLADAKSGGLQPSMAHNMATTLAVQGAFFDVVTNYINDPKADPADAAKKLGAAVQAAK, via the coding sequence ATGAATGCGATTTCTCGCCTCGCTACTGTCATTTCTCTTGCTTCCCTGCTTCCCGTCGCAGCCTTCCCTGTCAGCACCCTTGCCGCCGAATCCAAAGGTTCCGTGGAAGTCGTCCACTGGTGGACGTCGGGTGGCGAAAAAGCCGCGGTCGATGTGCTCAAGGCCCAGGTAGAGAAAGACGGCTTTACCTGGAAGGACGGCGCTGTCGCCGGCGGTGGTGGTTCCACTGCCATGACCGTGCTCAAGAGCCGCGCCGTGGCTGGCAACCCACCGGGTGTCGCCCAGATCAAGGGCCCGGACATCCAGGAGTGGGCGTCCACAGGGCTGCTCGACACCGACATCCTGAAAGACGTCGCCAAAGAAGAGAAGTGGGACAGCCTGCTCGACAAGAAAGTCTCCGATACCGTGAAGTACGACGGTGACTACGTCGCCGTGCCGGTGAACATCCACCGCGTCAACTGGCTGTGGATCAACCCGGAAGTCTTCAAGAAAGCCGGTATCACCAAGAACCCGACCACCCTCGAAGAGTTCTACGCCGCCGGTGACAAGCTCAAGGCCGCGGGCTTCATTGCGCTTGCCCACGGTGGTCAACCTTGGCAGGACAGCACCGTGTTCGAAGCCGTGGTGCTCTCGGTCATGGGCGCCGATGGTTACAAGAAGGCCCTGGTCGACCTGGACAACAAGGCGCTGACCGGTCCGGAAATGGTCAAGGCTTTGACCGAGTTGAAGAAAGTCGCGACCTACATGGACGCCGACGGCAAGGGCCAGGACTGGAACCTGGAAGCGGCCAAGGTCATCAACGGCAAGGCCGGCATGCAGATCATGGGTGACTGGGCCAAGAGCGAGTGGACCGCCGCGAAGAAAGTCGCCGGCAAGGACTACGAGTGCGTAGCGTTCCCGGGGACCGACAAGGCGTTCACCTACAACATCGACTCCCTGGCGGTGTTCAAGCAGAAAGACAAAGGCACTGCGGCTGGTCAGCAGGATATCGCCAAGGTCGTGCTGGGTGAGAACTTCCAGAAAGTCTTCAGCATCAACAAGGGCTCGATCCCGGTGCGCAACGACATGCTCGGCGACATGGCCAAGTATGGGTTCGATTCCTGCGCCCAGACCGCTGCCAAGGACTTCCTGGCGGACGCCAAGTCCGGCGGCCTGCAGCCGAGCATGGCGCACAACATGGCGACCACGCTGGCGGTACAAGGTGCGTTCTTTGACGTGGTGACCAACTACATCAACGACCCGAAAGCCGACCCTGCCGATGCCGCCAAGAAACTGGGCGCAGCGGTGCAGGCTGCCAAGTAA
- a CDS encoding response regulator has protein sequence MSSVNKSILLVDDDQEIRELLDTYLSRAGFHVRTTPDGAGFRQALNEAPSDLVILDVMLPDEDGFSLCRWVRQHPRQAHVPIIMLTASSDEADRVIGLELGADDYLGKPFSPRELQARIKALLRRAQFGQERSGSEVLAFDEWRLDMVSHRLFHTDGEEVILSGADFALLKLFLDHPQEILDRDTIGNATRGRDLMPLDRIVDMAVSRLRQRLRDTEKPPRLIRTVRGSGYQLAASVVASNGH, from the coding sequence GTGAGTTCAGTGAACAAATCGATTTTGTTGGTCGACGACGACCAGGAGATTCGCGAACTGCTGGACACTTACCTCAGTCGTGCGGGTTTCCACGTGCGTACCACGCCCGACGGCGCCGGGTTTCGCCAGGCGCTGAACGAGGCGCCGAGCGACCTGGTAATCCTCGATGTGATGCTGCCCGATGAAGACGGCTTCAGCCTTTGTCGCTGGGTTCGCCAGCACCCACGCCAGGCCCATGTGCCGATCATCATGCTCACCGCCAGTTCCGACGAGGCCGATCGGGTCATCGGTCTTGAATTGGGCGCCGATGATTACTTGGGCAAGCCTTTCAGCCCGCGTGAATTACAGGCACGCATCAAGGCTCTGCTGCGCCGGGCGCAGTTCGGCCAGGAGCGCTCCGGCAGCGAAGTGCTGGCCTTCGATGAATGGCGGCTGGACATGGTCAGCCATCGGCTGTTCCACACTGACGGTGAAGAGGTGATTCTCTCCGGTGCCGACTTCGCCCTGCTCAAGTTGTTTCTCGACCATCCCCAGGAAATCCTCGATCGCGACACCATCGGCAATGCGACCCGTGGGCGTGACCTGATGCCTCTGGATCGGATCGTCGACATGGCGGTCAGTCGCCTGCGCCAGCGCCTGCGTGACACCGAAAAGCCGCCGCGGCTGATTCGCACGGTGCGTGGCAGCGGCTATCAACTGGCGGCCAGTGTGGTTGCCAGCAATGGTCATTGA
- a CDS encoding AGE family epimerase/isomerase → MDTFQPAFSSWLNAPAHQRWLADEGLRLLAFAKASKLPDGFGNLDEHGHLPADARAETMNTARMTHSFAMAHIQGLPGFAELVDHGIQALSGPLRDAKHGGWFATTRPDEDGADKAAYLHAFVALAASSAVVAQRPGAPALLDEAVRIIDTHFWSEEEGALRESFSRDWSVEEAYRGANSNMHATEAFLALADATDDPRWLARALHIVERVIHGHAAANDYLVVEHFDRHWQPLREYNQDNPADGFRPYGTTPGHGFEWARLLLHLEAARVQIGMLTPGWLAQDAQKLFDQNCRHGWDVDGAPGIVYTLDWDNRAVVRHRLHWVHAEAAAAASALLKRTDEAKYEAWYRRFWEFCDKHFIDRCNGSWHHELDPQNRPSADIWPGKPDLYHAWQAVLIPRLPLAPSMATALAKLSSPAPV, encoded by the coding sequence ATGGACACCTTCCAACCGGCCTTCAGCAGTTGGCTGAACGCGCCTGCCCACCAGCGCTGGCTCGCCGACGAAGGCTTGCGGCTGCTGGCGTTCGCCAAGGCCTCGAAGCTGCCGGACGGCTTTGGCAACCTGGACGAGCACGGCCATCTGCCGGCCGACGCCCGGGCCGAAACCATGAACACCGCGCGCATGACCCACAGCTTCGCCATGGCCCACATTCAGGGCCTGCCGGGCTTCGCCGAGCTGGTGGATCACGGTATCCAGGCCCTCAGCGGCCCGTTGCGCGACGCCAAGCACGGTGGCTGGTTTGCCACGACGCGACCCGATGAAGACGGCGCCGACAAGGCTGCCTACCTGCATGCCTTCGTCGCCCTGGCCGCCAGTTCCGCGGTGGTGGCCCAGCGTCCCGGCGCGCCAGCGTTGCTGGACGAAGCGGTGCGGATCATCGACACACATTTCTGGAGTGAAGAAGAGGGCGCCCTGCGCGAGTCCTTCAGTCGCGACTGGAGCGTCGAAGAGGCCTATCGCGGTGCCAACAGCAACATGCACGCCACCGAAGCCTTCCTGGCCCTGGCCGATGCCACCGATGATCCTCGCTGGCTGGCCCGCGCCCTGCACATCGTCGAACGGGTCATCCACGGCCATGCCGCCGCCAACGATTACCTGGTGGTGGAGCATTTCGATCGCCATTGGCAGCCTTTGCGCGAGTACAACCAGGACAATCCCGCCGACGGTTTCCGCCCCTACGGCACCACCCCCGGCCACGGTTTCGAATGGGCGCGGCTGCTGTTGCACCTTGAAGCTGCCCGGGTGCAGATCGGCATGCTGACCCCGGGTTGGCTGGCCCAGGACGCGCAGAAACTCTTCGACCAGAACTGCCGCCATGGCTGGGACGTCGATGGTGCGCCAGGCATCGTCTACACCCTGGACTGGGACAACCGCGCCGTGGTTCGCCATCGCTTGCATTGGGTCCACGCCGAAGCCGCGGCGGCCGCCAGCGCCTTGCTCAAGCGCACCGACGAGGCGAAGTACGAAGCCTGGTACCGGCGCTTCTGGGAGTTCTGTGACAAACACTTCATCGACCGCTGCAATGGCAGTTGGCATCACGAACTCGACCCGCAAAACCGCCCCAGCGCCGACATCTGGCCAGGCAAGCCGGACCTGTATCACGCCTGGCAGGCGGTGCTGATTCCGCGCTTGCCCCTGGCACCGAGCATGGCCACGGCCCTGGCGAAACTTTCCAGTCCCGCGCCTGTGTAA
- a CDS encoding ATP-binding protein, protein MVIDWVKKVARRVPLPRSLLGRMLLLTLLVVLFAQTLSSLIWVSQLRATQLEGLVTSARSLAHSMTASVSYLRSLPVAYRPLVLDQLRSMGGTRFVVTLNDKPLGMDVLPVTPRKLAVLKAVDDVLRRSLGSNADISVNFVSPDDLRIFNAGLKLDELPRSWAHYALTLEPVNPPVLVTQIQMAPGEWLYIASLLPEPYTSLEEQDLPKQQVGFIVLTSSLLLLFIGLLVHWQSRPLKRLARAARDMSLGAEVEPVAEGGGSEVVEVGRAFNAMRERISRYLTERSQLFSAISHDLRTPITRLRLRVELLEDENLQAKFGRDLDELELLVKGALQCVKDTDIHENIEPVDLNHVLDCLVEPYLAPNGNGRVTQDGRALAPYPGKPLALKRCIGNLIDNALKYGQNAHLHIDDDETAFILHVDDEGPGVPEQRLEQVFEPHFRLAGQQQGYGLGLGIARNIAHSHGGEVSLQNLREGGLRVTLQLPRSVD, encoded by the coding sequence ATGGTCATTGATTGGGTCAAGAAAGTCGCTCGGCGGGTGCCGTTACCGCGCTCGTTGCTGGGGCGGATGCTACTGCTGACCTTGCTGGTGGTGCTGTTCGCCCAGACCTTGTCCAGCCTGATCTGGGTCTCGCAACTGCGCGCCACCCAGCTCGAGGGCCTGGTCACCAGCGCCCGCAGCCTGGCCCATTCGATGACTGCCAGCGTCAGTTACTTGCGTTCGCTACCCGTGGCGTACCGGCCGTTGGTGCTGGACCAGCTGCGCAGCATGGGCGGTACGCGGTTTGTCGTGACGCTCAACGATAAGCCCCTGGGCATGGACGTGCTGCCGGTCACGCCGCGCAAGCTGGCGGTGCTCAAGGCAGTGGACGATGTGCTGCGGCGCTCATTGGGCAGTAACGCCGATATCTCGGTGAATTTTGTCAGCCCCGACGACCTGCGGATTTTCAACGCCGGGCTCAAGCTCGATGAATTGCCCCGCTCGTGGGCTCACTATGCCCTGACCCTGGAGCCCGTGAACCCTCCGGTGCTGGTCACGCAGATCCAGATGGCGCCAGGCGAATGGCTGTACATCGCTTCGTTGCTGCCCGAGCCCTACACCAGCCTTGAAGAACAAGACCTGCCCAAGCAACAGGTCGGTTTCATCGTGCTCACCAGTAGCTTGTTGCTGCTGTTCATTGGTTTGCTGGTGCATTGGCAGAGCCGGCCCCTCAAGCGTTTGGCGCGGGCGGCGCGGGACATGTCCCTGGGCGCCGAAGTGGAGCCGGTGGCCGAGGGCGGCGGCAGCGAAGTGGTGGAGGTGGGGCGGGCGTTCAATGCCATGCGCGAACGCATCAGCCGTTACCTCACTGAACGCAGCCAGTTGTTCAGCGCGATTTCCCATGACTTGCGCACGCCAATCACGCGGCTGCGCTTGCGAGTCGAACTGCTGGAGGACGAAAACCTGCAAGCCAAGTTCGGCCGCGACCTGGACGAACTGGAGTTGTTGGTCAAAGGCGCGCTGCAATGCGTCAAGGACACCGACATTCACGAGAACATCGAGCCGGTGGATCTCAACCATGTGCTCGATTGCCTGGTCGAACCTTACCTGGCGCCCAACGGCAACGGCCGGGTAACCCAGGATGGTCGGGCACTGGCGCCGTATCCCGGCAAGCCGCTGGCCCTCAAACGTTGCATAGGCAACCTGATCGACAACGCGTTGAAATACGGGCAGAACGCCCACCTGCATATCGATGACGATGAAACCGCGTTCATCCTGCACGTCGACGACGAAGGTCCGGGCGTACCGGAACAGCGCCTGGAGCAAGTCTTCGAACCGCACTTTCGCCTCGCCGGGCAACAGCAGGGCTATGGCCTGGGCCTGGGCATCGCTCGCAACATCGCCCACAGCCATGGTGGTGAAGTGAGCTTGCAGAACCTGCGCGAGGGTGGGTTGCGGGTGACGTTGCAGTTGCCGCGCAGTGTGGATTGA